The Geomonas ferrireducens genome includes a window with the following:
- the vgrG gene encoding type VI secretion system tip protein VgrG: protein MSTESTIPTPATPDVCTIELLMDGAAVPGEYHVMSVAVRKEVNRIPTATIRIRDGEAAKATFSASNADLFLPGKKIEIKLGYRSKNDTVFKGVVVRHGISVRKSGSLLTLECRDEAVKMSAGLKSRYFVDMKDSDVIEQIIDSYKLGKEVDATKPDLKEVTQYNSTDWDFLQLRAEANGLVVIASDGKVTVTAPGTSTDPVLTVGFGSTLLELDADIDARRQSKGIVAKSWDASEQKVLEAEAREPSASSSGNLKPADLASILGSDPHELRHGGRLGQPELQAWADGRLRTERLAQVRGRARFQGFAAVAPGKVIEITGVGERFQGKVYVSGVRHQVDNGNWETDVQFGLCTETFAESFEVRPLPAAGLIPGVTGLQMGVVTVLEKDPQGEDRIKVRLPLVSKAEEGLWARLATLDAGKERGTFFRPEIGDEVVVGFLWDDPRHPVVLGMCHSSAKPAPEAAKDKNHRKGYVSRSKMKFTFDDEKKSVQMETPKGNRLTLSEDKKGVVIEDQNGNKITMDDQGVRIESAKDLTLKAAKNLKIECGSNLDLSAQAALKAAGASSAEVSGASTTIKGSAKTVIQGGIVQIN from the coding sequence GTGAGCACCGAATCGACCATCCCCACTCCAGCCACGCCGGACGTCTGCACGATCGAACTTCTCATGGACGGGGCGGCGGTGCCGGGGGAATACCACGTGATGTCGGTGGCGGTCAGAAAAGAGGTGAACCGCATCCCGACTGCGACGATCCGGATCCGGGACGGCGAGGCGGCGAAGGCGACTTTCAGCGCCAGCAACGCCGACCTCTTCCTTCCCGGGAAGAAGATCGAGATCAAGCTAGGTTACCGCTCGAAGAACGACACCGTCTTCAAGGGGGTCGTGGTCAGGCACGGCATCAGCGTGCGCAAAAGCGGCAGCCTCCTCACCCTCGAGTGCCGGGACGAGGCTGTAAAGATGAGCGCGGGGCTTAAGAGCCGCTACTTCGTGGACATGAAGGACAGCGACGTCATCGAGCAGATCATCGACTCCTACAAGCTCGGAAAAGAGGTCGATGCGACGAAGCCCGACCTCAAGGAAGTCACGCAGTACAACTCGACCGACTGGGACTTCCTGCAGCTTCGTGCTGAGGCGAACGGGCTCGTGGTAATCGCTAGCGACGGCAAGGTGACCGTGACGGCGCCCGGCACAAGCACCGATCCGGTCCTGACCGTCGGCTTCGGCTCCACGCTACTTGAGCTCGACGCCGACATCGACGCGCGCAGGCAGAGCAAGGGAATCGTGGCGAAAAGCTGGGACGCGTCGGAACAGAAGGTCCTTGAGGCGGAAGCTCGGGAACCATCGGCTTCTTCCAGCGGCAACCTCAAACCCGCCGATCTCGCGTCCATCTTGGGCAGCGACCCGCACGAACTCCGACACGGCGGCAGACTGGGACAGCCCGAGCTGCAGGCCTGGGCGGATGGGAGGCTGCGGACCGAGCGTTTGGCGCAGGTGCGGGGGCGGGCGAGGTTTCAGGGCTTCGCCGCCGTCGCCCCCGGCAAGGTCATCGAGATCACCGGCGTGGGGGAGCGGTTTCAAGGAAAAGTGTACGTCTCCGGCGTGCGCCACCAGGTGGACAACGGCAACTGGGAGACCGATGTGCAGTTCGGTCTCTGCACCGAGACCTTCGCCGAGAGCTTCGAGGTGAGGCCCTTACCCGCCGCCGGTCTCATACCGGGGGTGACCGGGCTGCAGATGGGTGTGGTCACCGTTTTGGAAAAGGACCCGCAGGGGGAGGACCGCATCAAGGTGCGGCTGCCGCTCGTCAGCAAGGCCGAGGAAGGGCTCTGGGCGCGGCTTGCCACCCTCGACGCCGGAAAGGAGCGCGGCACCTTTTTCAGGCCCGAGATCGGCGACGAGGTCGTGGTCGGCTTTCTTTGGGACGACCCGCGCCACCCGGTGGTCCTCGGGATGTGCCACAGCTCCGCGAAGCCCGCGCCCGAAGCAGCCAAAGACAAGAACCACCGCAAGGGGTACGTGAGCCGCTCCAAGATGAAGTTCACCTTCGATGACGAGAAGAAGTCGGTGCAGATGGAGACCCCCAAGGGAAACCGGCTGACGCTCTCCGAGGATAAAAAGGGCGTGGTGATAGAGGACCAAAACGGCAACAAGATCACCATGGACGACCAGGGGGTGCGCATTGAAAGCGCCAAGGACCTCACCCTGAAGGCAGCCAAGAACCTGAAGATCGAGTGCGGCTCCAATCTGGATTTGAGCGCGCAGGCCGCGCTGAAGGCAGCCGGTGCCTCGAGCGCCGAGGTGTCCGGCGCGAGCACGACGATCAAGGGAAGCGCGAAAACCGTGATCCAGGGGGGGATCGTGCAGATCAACTAG
- a CDS encoding PAAR domain-containing protein has protein sequence MLPAARITDLIVSTATQGVPTPIIPPGATTVLIGGLPAARMGDSCGADAIIKGSATVMIGGLPAARMSDSTAGGGLILPPCALTVLIGG, from the coding sequence ATGCTTCCTGCCGCACGCATCACCGATCTCATCGTCAGCACGGCCACGCAGGGGGTGCCGACGCCGATCATACCGCCGGGGGCTACCACCGTGCTTATCGGGGGACTTCCCGCGGCGCGCATGGGGGACTCCTGCGGCGCGGACGCCATCATCAAGGGCTCGGCCACGGTAATGATCGGCGGACTGCCTGCGGCACGCATGTCGGACTCGACCGCGGGCGGAGGGCTCATCCTCCCGCCATGCGCCCTCACCGTGCTGATCGGAGGCTAA
- a CDS encoding GPW/gp25 family protein, producing the protein MNLDFLGRGWSFPPEFDKSLPGVAMLEEEADIVASLQTLLSTSQGERAMLPQYGCNLDDLIFESLDTGTKALMADKIETAILYHEPRIELESINLDDTRELEGVVLIEVVYRVKTTNSRFNFVFPYYRLEGTDLDLGVTVNLLPEND; encoded by the coding sequence ATGAACCTCGACTTTTTGGGCCGCGGCTGGTCCTTTCCTCCCGAATTCGACAAGTCACTCCCCGGTGTCGCCATGCTGGAAGAGGAGGCGGACATCGTCGCAAGCCTGCAGACCTTACTCAGCACCTCGCAGGGGGAGCGGGCCATGCTTCCGCAGTACGGCTGCAACCTGGACGACCTGATCTTCGAAAGCCTCGACACCGGCACCAAGGCGCTCATGGCGGACAAGATCGAGACTGCGATCCTCTACCACGAGCCGCGCATCGAGTTGGAGAGCATCAACCTGGACGATACCCGCGAGCTCGAAGGGGTCGTCCTCATCGAGGTGGTCTACCGGGTCAAGACAACCAACTCGCGCTTCAATTTCGTCTTCCCCTACTACAGGCTGGAAGGAACCGACCTCGATCTCGGGGTGACGGTAAACCTCCTGCCGGAAAACGACTAG